One Bacteroidota bacterium genomic region harbors:
- a CDS encoding DUF1573 domain-containing protein, giving the protein MKKLVFIFGAALLMTACNETDKKASQTGTSDTSAAKQPAATTNADPENYTTIEWIDNVNQALPKVKEGEIVEVTFRFKNTGNKPLVVDNVSASCGCTVPEKPEEPVMPGKEGLIKAKFDSHGRIGPNTKTLTVVANTNSEKMLNFSVEVVK; this is encoded by the coding sequence ATGAAAAAACTTGTTTTCATTTTTGGAGCAGCATTATTAATGACTGCATGTAACGAAACTGATAAAAAAGCTAGCCAAACAGGAACTAGTGATACCAGTGCTGCAAAACAGCCTGCTGCTACTACCAACGCAGATCCTGAAAACTATACAACTATTGAGTGGATAGATAATGTGAACCAGGCACTTCCAAAAGTAAAAGAAGGGGAAATAGTGGAAGTAACTTTTCGCTTTAAAAATACCGGTAACAAACCCCTGGTTGTAGATAATGTTTCTGCAAGCTGCGGTTGCACTGTTCCTGAAAAACCAGAAGAACCAGTGATGCCCGGAAAAGAAGGCTTGATAAAAGCAAAATTCGATAGTCATGGCCGCATTGGACCGAATACAAAAACACTTACGGTTGTTGCCAATACAAACAGCGAGAAGATGCTGAATTTTTCAGTAGAAGTAGTTAAATAA
- the groL gene encoding chaperonin GroEL: MAKQLFFDIEARNRMKRGVDVLANAVKVTLGPKGRNVVLEKKFGAPSITKDGVTVAKEIELEDPIENMGAQMVKEVASKTADIAGDGTTTATVLAQSIISEGLKMVAAGSNPMDLKRGIDKAVAKVIEHLKGQSQAVGNDSSKIQQVAAISANNDAEIGKLIAEAMKKVGKEGVITVEEARGTDTTVDVVEGMQFDRGYISPYFVTNSEKMQAELENPYILIYDKKISNMKDILHILEKVAQGGRPLLIIAEDLEGEALATLVVNKLRGTLKVAAVKAPGFGDRRKEMLTDLAILTKGVVISEEQGYKLENADLTYLGVASTVTIDKDNTTIVGGKGKKEDITARINQIKSQIENTTSDYDKEKLQERLAKLSGGVAVLKVGAATEMEMKEKKDRVDDALHATRAAVEEGIVAGGGTAFIRALESLEKFKGANEDETTGAAIVRRALEEPLRMIVENAGAEGSVVVNKIREGKNDFGFNARTEEYETSMFKAGIIDPTKVTRVALENAASIAGMLLTTECVIADKPKKEEAGGHNHGAPDMGGMGY; the protein is encoded by the coding sequence ATGGCAAAACAATTATTCTTCGATATAGAAGCAAGAAACAGGATGAAGCGTGGCGTTGATGTTCTCGCCAATGCGGTGAAAGTAACACTCGGTCCTAAAGGCCGCAACGTGGTACTTGAGAAAAAATTTGGTGCACCTTCAATTACTAAAGATGGTGTAACTGTAGCAAAAGAAATCGAACTGGAAGACCCAATTGAAAATATGGGTGCACAGATGGTGAAAGAAGTAGCATCTAAAACTGCTGATATTGCAGGTGATGGTACTACTACTGCAACTGTGTTGGCACAATCGATCATCAGCGAAGGTTTGAAAATGGTAGCTGCAGGTTCTAACCCGATGGATCTGAAACGTGGTATTGACAAAGCAGTTGCTAAAGTAATTGAGCATCTGAAAGGTCAGAGCCAGGCTGTAGGAAATGACAGCAGCAAGATCCAACAGGTAGCTGCTATTTCTGCAAACAACGATGCAGAAATTGGTAAGCTGATCGCTGAAGCAATGAAGAAAGTAGGTAAAGAAGGTGTTATCACTGTTGAAGAAGCAAGAGGTACTGATACTACTGTTGATGTAGTAGAAGGTATGCAATTCGACCGCGGTTATATTTCTCCTTACTTCGTTACGAACAGCGAAAAAATGCAAGCTGAACTGGAGAATCCTTACATTCTTATTTATGATAAGAAGATCAGCAACATGAAAGATATTCTTCATATCCTGGAGAAAGTTGCACAAGGTGGCCGTCCTTTATTGATCATTGCTGAAGACCTCGAAGGTGAAGCACTGGCAACATTGGTGGTAAACAAATTGCGTGGTACTTTGAAAGTAGCTGCTGTAAAAGCTCCTGGTTTCGGTGATCGCAGAAAAGAAATGCTTACTGACCTTGCTATCCTTACAAAAGGTGTTGTGATCAGCGAAGAACAAGGATACAAACTGGAGAATGCTGACCTGACTTATCTCGGTGTTGCATCTACAGTTACAATTGATAAAGACAATACTACCATCGTTGGTGGTAAAGGAAAGAAAGAAGATATCACAGCTCGTATCAACCAGATCAAATCTCAGATCGAGAATACGACATCTGATTATGATAAAGAAAAATTACAGGAACGTCTTGCTAAATTAAGCGGTGGTGTTGCTGTATTGAAAGTAGGTGCTGCTACAGAAATGGAAATGAAAGAAAAGAAGGATCGTGTTGACGATGCATTGCATGCAACAAGAGCTGCAGTAGAAGAAGGTATCGTTGCAGGTGGTGGTACAGCTTTCATTCGTGCATTGGAATCATTGGAGAAATTCAAAGGTGCTAACGAAGATGAAACAACAGGAGCTGCTATTGTACGCCGTGCACTGGAAGAACCTCTTCGCATGATCGTAGAGAATGCAGGTGCAGAAGGTTCTGTTGTAGTAAACAAAATAAGAGAAGGAAAAAATGATTTTGGTTTCAATGCAAGAACTGAGGAGTATGAAACTTCCATGTTTAAAGCCGGAATTATCGATCCTACGAAAGTAACACGTGTTGCATTGGAAAATGCAGCTTCTATCGCCGGTATGTTACTCACTACTGAGTGTGTGATTGCTGATAAGCCTAAGAAAGAAGAAGCAGGCGGCCATAACCATGGTGCACCTGATATGGGTGGTATGGGTTATTAA
- the nusB gene encoding transcription antitermination factor NusB, with protein sequence MISRRNIRVKVMQTIYNESLLEGEKEKAAKENNPLTILNKHFDNTRSLMVYLIWFLTEIPRYSEKLAHQRASKHLPTKEDLAVNTKLAGNEVLWKMLDDPALKEQFTKDKPQLRADNELVRKIYLELIEKEEFKKYIAAQNRNRDDEKAIMEFILNDLMLANEEFTSHAEEIFSNWDDDGEMLIQLLVNYMHKPGHFNFKDMLGADKRGFAESLTKTVIEKNDHLQELIVPKLKNWDPERIALLDMILMKMGVAEFLYFETIPPKVTINEYIDLAKEYSTQQSGQFVNGILDNIHKELVQQGKMQKVEYKKG encoded by the coding sequence ATGATTAGCAGAAGAAATATCAGGGTGAAAGTGATGCAGACGATCTATAATGAGTCCCTGCTGGAAGGCGAAAAAGAAAAAGCCGCAAAAGAGAACAACCCCCTTACCATTCTCAACAAACATTTTGACAATACCCGTTCCCTGATGGTTTACCTGATCTGGTTCCTCACGGAAATACCACGGTATTCTGAAAAACTTGCCCACCAACGGGCCAGTAAACATTTACCTACAAAGGAAGACCTGGCCGTGAATACGAAACTCGCCGGCAATGAAGTTCTGTGGAAAATGCTGGATGATCCGGCGCTGAAAGAACAGTTTACAAAAGATAAACCCCAGTTGCGGGCTGATAATGAACTGGTACGTAAGATCTACCTGGAACTGATAGAAAAAGAAGAATTTAAAAAATATATAGCCGCTCAAAACCGAAATCGTGATGATGAGAAAGCGATCATGGAATTTATACTAAATGACCTGATGCTGGCGAATGAAGAATTCACCTCACATGCAGAAGAAATATTTTCTAACTGGGATGATGATGGTGAAATGCTGATCCAATTGTTGGTGAATTATATGCATAAACCTGGTCATTTTAATTTTAAAGACATGTTGGGCGCAGATAAAAGAGGTTTTGCCGAGAGTCTTACGAAAACAGTGATAGAAAAAAACGATCACCTGCAAGAACTGATCGTTCCGAAATTAAAGAACTGGGACCCCGAACGTATTGCATTGCTGGATATGATACTGATGAAAATGGGGGTGGCTGAATTCTTGTATTTCGAAACTATACCTCCTAAAGTAACCATCAACGAGTATATTGACCTTGCAAAAGAATACAGTACCCAACAAAGCGGACAATTTGTAAATGGGATACTGGATAATATTCATAAAGAACTGGTACAGCAAGGGAAAATGCAGAAAGTGGAGTATAAGAAAGGATGA
- a CDS encoding rhomboid family intramembrane serine protease: protein MLPIGDDDSDRRFAPMVNYLLIAINVLVFVFLQGMGGNEKFTYAFSTVPAEILTGNDIVSGVLEPTPVPVYLTLITSMFMHGGWAHLLGNMLFLWVFGDNIENRVGHSRYLIFYLVCGIIASLAHVFVSGASSEIPSLGASGAISGVLGAYLLLFPSRRVRVWMGRGIGEVPAYVALGIWIVLQVIMGMGLLGGEQTGGGVAYAAHIGGFAAGLLLIKLFDIRSKRDITINR from the coding sequence ATGCTTCCAATAGGCGACGATGATTCCGACAGGCGATTTGCTCCAATGGTTAACTATTTGTTGATCGCCATTAATGTCCTTGTATTTGTATTCCTGCAGGGAATGGGCGGGAATGAAAAATTTACTTATGCATTCTCAACTGTTCCAGCTGAAATTCTCACTGGAAATGATATTGTATCAGGAGTCTTAGAGCCTACTCCTGTACCTGTTTATTTAACACTTATTACTTCAATGTTCATGCATGGTGGTTGGGCTCACCTGTTGGGAAACATGTTGTTCTTATGGGTATTTGGCGACAATATCGAGAACCGGGTTGGTCATTCCCGCTATCTCATTTTTTATCTCGTTTGTGGAATCATTGCCTCACTTGCTCATGTGTTTGTATCAGGGGCATCATCAGAAATACCAAGCCTCGGTGCATCTGGCGCTATATCCGGAGTATTGGGTGCATACCTGCTACTCTTTCCCTCCCGTAGAGTTCGTGTATGGATGGGCCGGGGAATTGGCGAGGTGCCGGCATACGTTGCACTTGGCATCTGGATAGTCTTGCAGGTAATAATGGGGATGGGCCTGTTGGGTGGTGAACAAACCGGTGGTGGAGTGGCTTACGCTGCGCATATTGGCGGTTTTGCTGCTGGGTTATTGCTTATTAAATTGTTTGATATCCGCAGTAAAAGGGATATAACAATTAATAGATGA
- the yajC gene encoding preprotein translocase subunit YajC: protein MFNLLQATQSPGGGYGTLIMLGAMILVFWLFFIRPQAKKAKQQKQFITDLQKGTKIVTIAGIHGTINKINEDGTINLETSPGSYIKIEKSAVSMEWSNNLNKPAAVTGEKK from the coding sequence ATGTTCAATTTATTACAGGCAACACAGTCACCCGGAGGCGGATATGGCACATTGATCATGCTGGGTGCGATGATTCTTGTTTTCTGGTTATTCTTTATAAGACCACAAGCAAAAAAAGCAAAGCAGCAAAAACAATTCATTACCGATTTACAAAAAGGCACTAAGATCGTAACGATCGCAGGCATCCACGGAACGATAAATAAAATAAATGAAGACGGCACTATCAATCTTGAAACAAGCCCCGGGAGTTATATAAAGATCGAAAAAAGCGCAGTGAGTATGGAGTGGTCGAACAATCTGAATAAACCGGCAGCAGTGACCGGGGAGAAAAAATAA
- a CDS encoding co-chaperone GroES, whose protein sequence is MAKKLSITPLHDRVIVKPAAAEEKTAGGIIIPDTAKEKPQRGTIIAAGPGKKDEPVTVKSGDTVLYGKYAGTEITIDGEDFLIMRESDILAIV, encoded by the coding sequence ATGGCAAAGAAGCTCAGTATTACCCCACTTCATGACAGGGTAATTGTGAAGCCCGCAGCTGCTGAAGAAAAGACAGCAGGTGGAATCATTATCCCCGACACTGCAAAAGAAAAACCACAGCGTGGTACTATCATCGCTGCTGGTCCTGGTAAAAAAGATGAACCTGTAACAGTAAAATCTGGCGACACGGTTCTTTATGGCAAATATGCCGGAACTGAGATAACTATTGATGGTGAAGATTTCCTCATCATGAGAGAGAGTGACATTTTAGCGATTGTTTAA
- the pyrF gene encoding orotidine-5'-phosphate decarboxylase: MTRQQLAEQIFTKRSYLCVGLDTDITKIPKHLLSEPDPVFAFNKAIIDATKDLCVAYKVNTAFYEALGLKGWEAMEKTVRYIGDGHFKIADAKRGDIGNTSSQYAKAFFETLPFDSITVAPYMGEDSVKPFLQYEGKWAIVLGLTSNKGAEDFELQVMEDELLYERVLKKVSEWGTDENLMFVVGATQADEFANIRKIVPSHFYLVPGVGAQGGSLKEISEKAMIADCGILVNASRAIIYASEKEDFAEEARAIAQQYQWEMKEYLSK; encoded by the coding sequence ATGACCCGCCAGCAACTCGCCGAACAAATTTTTACAAAGCGATCTTATCTCTGCGTTGGTTTGGATACCGACATTACAAAGATCCCAAAACATCTCCTGTCAGAACCGGATCCGGTCTTCGCATTTAATAAAGCCATTATTGATGCTACTAAAGACTTATGTGTTGCTTATAAGGTCAATACAGCATTTTATGAAGCATTAGGATTGAAAGGCTGGGAGGCAATGGAAAAAACAGTTCGTTATATCGGTGACGGACATTTTAAAATTGCTGATGCAAAACGAGGTGATATCGGAAATACTTCTTCACAATACGCCAAAGCTTTTTTTGAAACACTTCCGTTTGATTCCATAACTGTAGCTCCGTACATGGGAGAGGACAGTGTAAAACCATTTTTACAATACGAAGGAAAATGGGCTATCGTTTTGGGATTAACTTCTAATAAAGGTGCAGAAGATTTTGAATTGCAGGTAATGGAGGATGAACTTCTTTATGAAAGAGTGTTGAAGAAAGTAAGTGAATGGGGTACTGATGAAAACCTGATGTTTGTAGTTGGCGCTACACAGGCCGATGAGTTTGCCAATATAAGAAAGATCGTACCATCTCATTTTTACCTTGTTCCGGGTGTAGGTGCACAAGGTGGCAGCTTAAAAGAGATTTCAGAAAAAGCAATGATAGCTGATTGTGGTATTTTGGTAAATGCCAGTCGTGCTATTATCTATGCATCGGAAAAAGAAGACTTTGCTGAAGAAGCAAGAGCTATTGCTCAACAATATCAATGGGAGATGAAGGAATATCTTTCAAAATAA
- a CDS encoding FAD-dependent monooxygenase, producing MTKKNITIVGAGLVGSLLSIYLAKRGYKVSIYERRGDMRRAKVEAGRSINLALSDRGLLALEKVGLAKAIQEISIPMHGRFIHNIDGTTAFQPYGKQGQFINAVSRSELNKKLMDLAEENGISIFFHAKCASINWKENVTEFINTKNGDTTEINSDILFGADGAFSAARLQHQLYHDKFDYSQHYIDCGYKELTISAGPGGSFQMEKNALHIWPRKEYMLIALPNLDGSFTCTLFFPFEGEASFSKLDTKEKVKDFFEKTFPDAVALMPDYINDFFNNPTSSLVTVKCFPWIREDKFALIGDAAHAIVPFFGQGMNCGFEDCRILDELIEKYEDDWQSILQHYQTLRKPDADAIADLAVSNFTEMRDKTADPKFLLQKKIEAKLHEKYPDKWIPAYSQVTFSPQIRYSEALKQGQKQEAIMQEVMKDNTIIENWDDDNLHQRIIGLISK from the coding sequence ATGACAAAAAAAAATATTACCATAGTAGGTGCTGGTCTTGTAGGTTCTCTTTTATCTATCTACCTGGCAAAAAGGGGCTACAAGGTTAGTATATATGAACGCCGTGGTGATATGCGGCGTGCAAAAGTGGAAGCAGGCCGTTCTATTAATCTTGCATTAAGCGATCGTGGATTGTTGGCATTGGAAAAAGTAGGATTGGCAAAAGCGATCCAGGAAATTTCCATTCCAATGCATGGCCGATTTATTCATAATATAGATGGAACCACTGCATTTCAGCCATACGGAAAACAGGGGCAGTTCATTAATGCTGTATCAAGAAGTGAATTGAATAAAAAATTGATGGACCTGGCGGAAGAGAATGGAATTTCTATTTTCTTTCACGCAAAATGCGCATCCATTAATTGGAAAGAGAATGTGACCGAGTTTATAAACACTAAAAACGGGGATACTACAGAGATTAATTCAGATATTCTTTTTGGAGCAGATGGAGCATTCTCTGCAGCGAGATTACAACACCAGTTATATCATGATAAGTTTGATTACAGTCAGCATTATATTGATTGTGGATATAAAGAGTTGACAATTTCAGCCGGGCCGGGTGGCAGTTTTCAAATGGAGAAAAATGCATTGCATATCTGGCCAAGAAAAGAATACATGCTGATTGCTTTGCCAAATTTGGATGGCAGCTTTACCTGTACACTATTTTTCCCTTTCGAAGGGGAAGCATCTTTCTCAAAGCTGGACACAAAAGAAAAAGTAAAAGATTTCTTTGAAAAAACATTTCCGGACGCAGTTGCATTGATGCCGGATTATATCAATGATTTTTTTAATAACCCTACTTCATCATTGGTAACGGTAAAATGTTTTCCATGGATCCGTGAAGACAAGTTTGCATTAATAGGTGACGCTGCACATGCCATTGTTCCTTTTTTTGGACAGGGAATGAATTGCGGTTTTGAAGATTGCCGGATACTGGATGAGCTGATTGAAAAATATGAAGATGATTGGCAGTCAATCTTGCAGCACTATCAAACACTGCGCAAACCCGATGCTGATGCAATTGCTGATTTAGCAGTAAGCAATTTCACAGAGATGCGTGATAAAACTGCTGATCCTAAATTTTTATTGCAAAAGAAAATAGAAGCAAAGCTGCATGAAAAATATCCTGACAAATGGATACCGGCTTATTCGCAGGTTACATTCAGTCCGCAGATCCGCTATAGCGAAGCGTTGAAGCAAGGGCAGAAGCAGGAAGCGATAATGCAGGAGGTAATGAAAGATAATACCATTATTGAAAATTGGGATGATGATAACCTGCATCAGAGAATTATAGGATTGATCAGTAAGTGA